One stretch of Chitinophaga pendula DNA includes these proteins:
- the tsaB gene encoding tRNA (adenosine(37)-N6)-threonylcarbamoyltransferase complex dimerization subunit type 1 TsaB: protein MALILNIDTATSTGSVCLSRDGRVLQTLVNDKQQDHAATMVVYVERILAEQGIRPSELDAVAVSAGPGSYTGLRVGVATAKGLCYTWEKPLLAISTLQLMAQGMHAAGHPEVDLYCPMLDARRMEVFTALYDTAISVVLAPQALILDEHTFAAELAQQRILFFGDGSMKWKTLSGEPAHALFADYTISAEHMIPLSEAAFSREEYADVAYFSPYYLKPFFHPQRR, encoded by the coding sequence TTGGCTTTAATATTGAACATTGATACTGCTACCAGTACGGGATCTGTATGCCTGTCCAGGGATGGGCGGGTGTTACAGACATTGGTTAATGATAAGCAGCAGGATCATGCTGCTACGATGGTGGTATATGTGGAGCGGATATTGGCGGAGCAGGGTATACGGCCGTCGGAGCTGGATGCTGTTGCGGTGAGTGCGGGGCCTGGTTCTTATACTGGATTACGCGTAGGTGTGGCTACGGCGAAGGGGTTGTGTTATACCTGGGAGAAGCCGTTGCTGGCTATTTCTACTTTACAGCTGATGGCGCAGGGTATGCATGCTGCCGGGCATCCGGAAGTGGATCTGTATTGTCCGATGCTGGATGCGCGACGTATGGAGGTATTTACAGCATTGTATGATACTGCTATTTCAGTTGTATTAGCGCCGCAGGCGCTGATATTGGATGAGCATACTTTTGCGGCTGAGTTGGCACAACAGCGGATTTTATTTTTCGGGGATGGTAGTATGAAGTGGAAAACATTATCGGGGGAGCCTGCGCATGCTTTATTTGCAGATTACACTATTAGTGCGGAGCATATGATTCCTTTATCTGAGGCGGCTTTTAGCCGAGAGGAGTATGCAGATGTTGCTTATTTCAGTCCTTATTACCTGAAGCCATTTTTCCATCCGCAGCGTAGGTAG
- a CDS encoding BON domain-containing protein, which yields MKSRSLLLACLLSIGVCLFACKPNDSKVQAAVNEKLSTSPGVTADVKGGVVTLSGEVADEAAKAAAEESVKGVTGVKSVSNNIMVQAPPPPAAAPTVEINPDDVLKKRLDSAYAAAGFSDVKVSVVSGEVTLDGSAKKADVRKIMQTAQEAKPKKVNNKLTLK from the coding sequence ATGAAATCTAGGTCTTTATTGTTAGCCTGTCTGTTATCGATAGGCGTATGCTTATTTGCCTGTAAGCCAAATGATAGCAAGGTACAGGCGGCTGTTAACGAGAAGTTGAGTACTTCTCCCGGTGTGACGGCTGATGTGAAGGGTGGAGTGGTAACATTGAGCGGGGAGGTAGCTGATGAAGCTGCTAAAGCTGCTGCGGAGGAATCTGTAAAAGGTGTTACTGGTGTGAAGTCTGTGAGCAACAATATCATGGTGCAGGCGCCACCGCCTCCTGCTGCTGCTCCTACTGTTGAAATCAATCCTGATGATGTATTGAAGAAAAGGCTGGATTCTGCTTATGCGGCGGCTGGTTTTTCGGATGTGAAGGTATCTGTGGTGAGTGGAGAGGTTACTTTGGATGGTAGTGCCAAGAAAGCGGATGTTCGTAAGATCATGCAGACTGCGCAGGAAGCTAAACCTAAGAAGGTGAACAATAAACTCACATTAAAATAA
- a CDS encoding 3-hydroxyacyl-CoA dehydrogenase family protein: MNNINILVIGAQQRYLELQQKGLPAEGVHWRRDLEDDAELDAYQLVIDLDLDEHLRRAGIYARYPQVMVLGCIVRSTLAALMGRYAFEQGFNIVGCNWLPGFINMPQTEISLMDEEQEPVVRELLERLGWRYTLVQDEVGMVIPRVVCMIINEAYYTAEEGTASREDIDISMRLGTNYPYGPFEWCERIGIRNVYEVLAAVLSATGDERYEVSPMLAAEAGG; encoded by the coding sequence ATGAACAATATAAATATCCTGGTGATAGGGGCGCAGCAGCGCTATCTTGAATTACAGCAGAAGGGGTTACCGGCTGAAGGAGTTCATTGGCGGCGTGATCTGGAGGATGATGCGGAGTTGGATGCGTACCAGTTGGTGATAGACCTGGATCTGGATGAGCATTTGCGCAGGGCGGGTATTTATGCCCGGTATCCGCAGGTGATGGTATTGGGATGTATTGTGCGGAGTACGTTGGCGGCTTTGATGGGGCGGTATGCATTTGAGCAGGGATTTAATATTGTGGGATGTAACTGGCTGCCGGGATTCATTAATATGCCGCAGACGGAGATATCGTTGATGGATGAGGAGCAGGAGCCGGTGGTGCGGGAGTTGCTGGAGCGATTGGGATGGCGGTATACGCTGGTGCAGGATGAGGTGGGGATGGTGATTCCGCGGGTGGTGTGTATGATCATCAATGAAGCATATTATACTGCGGAGGAAGGTACTGCCAGCCGGGAGGATATAGATATTTCCATGCGGTTGGGTACCAATTATCCTTATGGGCCATTTGAGTGGTGTGAGCGGATCGGGATCAGGAATGTATATGAAGTGCTGGCGGCGGTATTGTCTGCTACCGGTGATGAAAGATATGAAGTAAGTCCTATGCTGGCAGCTGAAGCGGGGGGATGA
- a CDS encoding L,D-transpeptidase family protein — MPIRYYAGWLILLLLVAASCGRSGKGTKQPKVRDTTHYTRQEYIDLALDSSQVGHFLQSHPEYQSYREYIQRFYQKRDYHYAWISNDGLLTEQAGNFINLMKNDPAYLVNDSSRVGKPIQQLYDTLVVEGGKLHPGDVNMSKIELMLTAQFFLYGNKVWGGMTADSAKDLEWFIPRKKLDMESVLDSMLKRPATAFEEGEPVNKQYKLLRDALRRMGALEAKGAWDSLKIAVKSYKKGDSAQLIAAVKTRLHALGDLPVIDSGRVFTPMLDSAIRIFEQRMGLKEDGLIRQGVLDALNIPLQQRIRQLLVNMERLRWVPIEPASDYLLVNIPEFKLHVYQEGKLDWSCNVVVGRPGTNTVIFSKNMRFVVFSPYWNVPPGILAHEVLPAAKRNPGYLARQNMEVVGSSGKVIPASAISWGKYSGGNFPYIVRQKPGNRNALGKVKFLFPNEYNIYLHDTPSRGLFGETKRSFSHGCIRVAEPAKLADWLLRKDSAWTPARIETAMNAGKEQFVTLKNQVPVFIGYFTAFVDSKGHLNFREDVYGHDARLAQQLFGK, encoded by the coding sequence ATGCCTATACGTTATTATGCCGGATGGCTTATTTTATTATTATTAGTGGCTGCGTCCTGCGGCCGTTCGGGGAAGGGTACAAAACAGCCTAAGGTCAGGGATACGACCCATTATACCCGGCAGGAGTATATAGACCTGGCATTGGATTCCAGCCAGGTGGGGCATTTTCTGCAATCGCATCCTGAGTATCAGTCTTACCGGGAGTATATCCAGCGTTTTTATCAGAAGCGGGATTACCACTATGCCTGGATCAGCAATGATGGGCTGCTGACGGAGCAGGCGGGTAACTTCATCAACCTGATGAAAAATGATCCTGCTTACTTAGTGAATGACAGCAGCCGGGTGGGTAAGCCTATACAGCAGTTGTATGATACGTTAGTAGTGGAAGGCGGTAAGTTGCATCCGGGAGATGTGAATATGTCGAAGATAGAGTTGATGCTGACGGCGCAGTTCTTCCTGTATGGTAATAAGGTGTGGGGCGGTATGACGGCGGATTCGGCGAAGGACTTGGAATGGTTTATTCCGCGGAAGAAGCTGGATATGGAGAGTGTATTGGATTCGATGTTGAAGCGGCCTGCTACTGCCTTTGAGGAAGGTGAGCCGGTAAATAAGCAATATAAGCTGCTGAGAGACGCTTTGCGACGGATGGGAGCATTGGAGGCTAAGGGGGCCTGGGATTCGCTGAAAATAGCGGTTAAAAGCTATAAAAAGGGGGATTCTGCGCAATTGATCGCGGCGGTGAAGACGAGGTTGCATGCATTGGGTGATTTGCCGGTGATAGATAGTGGGCGGGTGTTTACGCCGATGTTGGATTCGGCTATCCGGATCTTTGAGCAGCGGATGGGGTTGAAGGAGGATGGATTGATCCGGCAGGGGGTGTTGGATGCGTTGAATATACCGTTGCAGCAGCGTATCCGGCAGTTGCTGGTGAATATGGAGCGGCTGCGTTGGGTGCCGATAGAGCCTGCGAGTGATTATCTGCTGGTGAACATTCCTGAGTTCAAGCTACATGTATACCAGGAAGGGAAGCTGGACTGGAGTTGTAATGTGGTGGTGGGTAGGCCGGGCACGAATACGGTGATATTCAGTAAGAACATGCGATTTGTGGTGTTCAGTCCCTACTGGAATGTGCCTCCGGGGATACTGGCGCATGAGGTGTTGCCGGCGGCGAAGCGGAATCCGGGTTATCTGGCGAGGCAGAATATGGAGGTGGTAGGATCGAGCGGGAAGGTGATTCCGGCGTCTGCTATCAGCTGGGGTAAATACAGTGGGGGTAATTTCCCTTATATCGTACGGCAGAAGCCCGGTAACCGGAATGCGTTGGGTAAGGTGAAGTTCCTGTTTCCGAATGAGTACAATATTTACCTGCATGATACGCCCAGCCGGGGATTATTCGGGGAGACGAAACGTTCTTTCAGTCATGGTTGTATACGGGTAGCGGAGCCTGCTAAGCTGGCGGATTGGTTGTTGCGGAAGGATTCTGCGTGGACGCCTGCGCGGATCGAGACGGCGATGAATGCCGGAAAGGAGCAATTTGTGACGTTGAAGAACCAGGTGCCGGTGTTTATCGGATATTTTACAGCTTTTGTGGATAGTAAGGGGCATTTGAATTTCCGGGAAGATGTGTATGGGCATGATGCCCGACTGGCGCAGCAGTTGTTTGGTAAATAG
- a CDS encoding MBL fold metallo-hydrolase: MFVKQLYTSCLSEAAYFIESEGVAVVIDPLRDIDEYLALAKERNAEIKYIFETHFHADFVSGHLDLAAATQAPIVYGPGAITNFPIYQAKDGERFQIGQLTLEVLHTPGHTLESSCYLLYDEAGRPHSVFTGDTLFVGDVGRPDLFSGNLTKEELAGHLFDSLNNKIKTLPDHVTVYPAHGPGSACGKNLGPETFSTIGDEKRGNYALLATDKAQFVAEVTDGLVTPPSYFPINAKINKEGYDALTAIMEKSMRPLAVADFKQVVKGGALILDTRKAATFTEGFVPGSISIGLEGRFAEWAGSLLPFDQEMVLVTEPGQEEETVVRLARVGFDKVVGYLEGGYEAWIAAGENRDLIISVEPDELAMDIPHDEHLVIVDVRKPAEYADGHIKGAINLTLSDMTDPGNLGDFDDNHNLYVHCQGGYRSVIACSMLKREGIHNLRNVEGGFNKMKEEKGLKVEKEKNVLN; encoded by the coding sequence ATGTTCGTAAAACAATTATATACAAGTTGTTTATCAGAAGCTGCATACTTTATTGAATCGGAAGGGGTAGCTGTGGTAATAGATCCATTGAGGGATATAGATGAGTATCTGGCGTTGGCGAAGGAGCGGAATGCGGAGATCAAGTACATTTTTGAAACACATTTTCACGCAGATTTTGTATCGGGGCATTTGGATCTGGCTGCGGCGACTCAAGCGCCTATAGTATATGGACCGGGAGCGATTACTAATTTTCCTATTTACCAGGCGAAGGACGGGGAGCGGTTTCAGATCGGGCAATTGACGCTGGAGGTATTGCATACGCCGGGTCATACGCTGGAATCGTCTTGTTACCTGTTGTATGACGAGGCGGGTCGTCCGCACAGTGTGTTTACCGGGGATACGTTGTTTGTCGGGGATGTGGGTCGTCCGGATTTGTTCAGTGGTAATCTGACGAAGGAAGAGTTGGCTGGTCATTTGTTTGATTCGTTGAATAACAAGATCAAGACGTTGCCGGATCATGTGACGGTGTATCCTGCGCACGGCCCTGGTTCTGCGTGTGGTAAGAACCTAGGACCGGAGACGTTTAGTACTATCGGAGACGAGAAGCGCGGCAATTATGCGTTGCTGGCGACGGACAAGGCACAATTTGTGGCGGAAGTGACGGATGGGCTGGTAACGCCTCCTTCTTATTTCCCGATCAATGCGAAGATCAACAAGGAAGGTTATGATGCGTTGACTGCGATCATGGAGAAGAGTATGCGTCCGTTAGCGGTAGCTGATTTCAAGCAGGTGGTGAAGGGTGGTGCTTTGATACTGGATACGCGTAAGGCGGCGACGTTTACGGAAGGATTTGTGCCTGGTTCTATCAGTATTGGCTTGGAGGGCCGTTTTGCGGAATGGGCGGGTAGTTTGTTGCCATTTGATCAGGAGATGGTATTGGTAACGGAGCCAGGTCAGGAAGAAGAGACGGTAGTGCGGTTGGCGCGGGTAGGTTTTGACAAGGTGGTAGGGTACCTGGAAGGTGGATATGAAGCGTGGATTGCTGCCGGTGAGAACCGGGATCTGATCATCTCTGTGGAGCCGGATGAGTTGGCGATGGATATACCGCATGATGAGCATCTAGTTATAGTAGACGTGCGCAAGCCTGCGGAATATGCGGACGGGCATATTAAGGGTGCGATCAACCTAACGCTGAGTGATATGACTGATCCGGGTAATCTGGGCGACTTTGATGATAATCACAACCTGTACGTGCATTGCCAGGGAGGTTACCGTAGTGTGATTGCCTGTTCGATGTTGAAGCGGGAAGGTATCCACAATCTGCGGAATGTGGAAGGTGGATTTAACAAAATGAAAGAGGAGAAAGGGTTGAAGGTAGAGAAGGAGAAGAACGTGTTGAATTAA
- a CDS encoding HU family DNA-binding protein has product MRKADLINNIAEKTGIPKVDVLVTLEAMFKEVKEALANGEHIYIRGFGSFITKKRAAKIGRNIKKNVAVEIPEHFIPAFKPSKEFVAEVKKLKSS; this is encoded by the coding sequence ATGAGAAAAGCTGATTTGATTAACAACATTGCTGAAAAAACCGGCATCCCCAAAGTAGATGTGTTAGTAACGCTCGAGGCCATGTTCAAGGAGGTCAAGGAGGCATTGGCGAATGGCGAACACATTTACATCCGTGGATTTGGCAGTTTTATTACTAAGAAACGCGCAGCCAAGATAGGCCGGAACATTAAGAAGAATGTAGCTGTGGAGATCCCCGAGCACTTCATTCCTGCTTTTAAGCCATCTAAAGAATTTGTTGCAGAAGTAAAGAAGCTTAAAAGTTCTTAA
- a CDS encoding RidA family protein, translated as MEKQVINTTKAPAPIGPYNQAVKAGNMLFVSGQIALHPETNQLVTSDIIAETHQVMQNLKSILAEAGMDFSDILKSTIFITDMQTFSDINEVYGKYFSGYFPARETVQVAALPRGVNVEISVIAAK; from the coding sequence ATGGAAAAACAAGTCATCAACACCACTAAAGCCCCTGCCCCAATTGGCCCCTACAACCAGGCCGTTAAAGCAGGCAATATGCTGTTCGTATCCGGCCAGATCGCCCTCCATCCGGAAACCAACCAGCTCGTTACTTCCGATATCATCGCCGAAACTCACCAGGTAATGCAAAACCTCAAAAGCATACTGGCAGAAGCAGGCATGGACTTCAGCGATATCCTGAAATCTACCATCTTCATCACCGATATGCAAACATTCTCCGATATCAACGAAGTATATGGTAAATACTTCAGCGGTTACTTCCCCGCACGCGAAACCGTACAGGTAGCAGCACTGCCCCGTGGAGTAAACGTAGAAATATCCGTGATCGCAGCTAAATAA
- a CDS encoding LysM peptidoglycan-binding domain-containing protein: MGLQDKYQELINQANSAGVSGLQVTEKDGVLYVNGTAPSAQIKDQLWDTYEKLDPEMRAADLVLNINLAAGAGGGEQEYEVKSGDNLSKIAKNYPGVSWQDIFEANKDQIKDPNLIKPGQKLKIPSA; encoded by the coding sequence ATGGGTTTACAAGACAAATACCAGGAGCTGATCAACCAGGCTAACAGTGCTGGTGTAAGCGGTTTGCAGGTAACGGAAAAGGACGGTGTGTTGTATGTGAACGGTACGGCGCCCTCTGCGCAGATCAAGGATCAGTTGTGGGATACTTATGAGAAGCTGGATCCGGAGATGCGTGCTGCGGACCTGGTGTTGAATATCAACCTAGCTGCTGGAGCGGGAGGTGGAGAGCAGGAGTACGAGGTGAAGTCCGGGGACAATCTGAGTAAGATTGCCAAGAATTATCCGGGAGTATCCTGGCAGGATATTTTTGAGGCGAATAAGGATCAGATCAAGGATCCTAATTTGATCAAACCAGGTCAGAAGCTGAAGATACCCTCTGCTTAG
- a CDS encoding Rne/Rng family ribonuclease — translation MNKELIINAAPTGVEIALLEDKKLVELHHESGNPNFAVGDLYMGRVKKLIPGLNAAFVDVGFEKDAFLHYTDLSPYIRSILKFTQQAISDKTPEGFDFTKFKNEPEIVKTGKITDVLGGKPNILVQILKEPISSKGPRLSCEISLPGRFIVLTPFNDIVAVSKKIHSSEERKRLQKIVEAIKAPNFGVIVRTAAEGKKTAELHEDLTTLVETWKNIQANLRGAQPPQKILSEQAKTTSILRDLLNESFNKIVINDKNIYTDTRAYIQKIAPEKQDIVTYYHNGAPIFDHFGITRQVKASFGKTVNLDSGVYLIIEATEALHVIDVNSGYKSSSNNQEQNALASNLEAAAEIARQLRLRDLGGIIIIDFIDMKLPENKKVVYEAMEKFMAQDRAKHTILPISKFGLMQITRQRVKPEVTISVAEDCPACKGTGKIGASVLIVDDVEKNLLYLLNHQHKGLTIHVHPILHAYLTKGFLTSKQWKWYFQFRKWIKVKADSNYHLTEYHFFDDSDEEIKL, via the coding sequence TTGAACAAGGAACTTATTATAAATGCGGCTCCCACAGGTGTGGAAATAGCGTTGCTGGAAGATAAAAAATTGGTGGAACTGCACCACGAGAGTGGCAATCCTAACTTTGCGGTTGGCGATCTGTATATGGGACGGGTAAAAAAACTGATTCCCGGCCTGAATGCTGCTTTTGTCGATGTGGGGTTTGAAAAGGATGCTTTTCTTCATTATACGGACCTTAGTCCATATATCCGTTCCATACTTAAGTTTACCCAGCAAGCTATTAGCGATAAGACCCCAGAGGGCTTTGACTTTACGAAGTTCAAAAATGAACCAGAGATCGTAAAGACAGGAAAAATTACGGATGTACTGGGGGGAAAACCCAATATACTGGTACAGATACTCAAGGAACCCATCTCTTCAAAAGGTCCCCGGCTTAGTTGTGAAATCTCTCTCCCTGGAAGATTTATAGTGTTAACACCCTTTAACGACATTGTTGCGGTATCTAAAAAGATACATTCTTCTGAAGAAAGAAAGCGGTTACAGAAAATAGTGGAGGCTATCAAGGCGCCTAATTTTGGTGTGATCGTACGCACAGCGGCCGAAGGTAAGAAGACAGCGGAACTACATGAGGATCTGACCACATTGGTAGAGACCTGGAAGAATATCCAGGCTAATCTTCGCGGTGCGCAACCTCCCCAGAAGATACTCAGTGAGCAGGCTAAAACGACCAGTATACTGCGGGACCTGCTCAACGAGAGTTTTAACAAGATCGTCATCAACGATAAGAACATCTATACTGATACCCGGGCTTACATACAGAAGATCGCTCCGGAGAAGCAGGATATAGTCACTTATTACCATAATGGCGCCCCGATATTTGATCATTTTGGTATTACGCGGCAGGTGAAGGCTTCCTTTGGGAAGACGGTTAACCTGGATAGCGGGGTATATCTGATCATTGAGGCGACGGAGGCGTTGCATGTGATCGATGTGAACAGTGGTTATAAGAGCTCCAGCAATAACCAGGAGCAGAATGCCCTGGCCTCCAATCTGGAGGCGGCGGCAGAAATAGCCCGTCAGTTGAGACTCCGTGATCTGGGTGGTATTATCATCATCGACTTCATAGATATGAAGTTGCCCGAGAACAAGAAGGTGGTGTATGAGGCCATGGAGAAATTTATGGCACAGGACCGGGCTAAACACACGATACTTCCTATTTCCAAATTCGGATTGATGCAGATCACGCGGCAGCGTGTGAAGCCGGAGGTTACGATCTCTGTAGCGGAAGATTGTCCGGCTTGCAAGGGCACTGGTAAGATCGGCGCTTCTGTATTAATAGTGGACGATGTCGAGAAGAACTTGTTATACCTGTTGAATCATCAGCATAAGGGATTGACGATACATGTGCATCCTATTCTGCATGCCTACCTGACCAAAGGGTTCCTGACTTCCAAGCAGTGGAAATGGTATTTCCAGTTCAGGAAATGGATCAAGGTGAAGGCTGACAGTAATTATCACCTTACAGAATATCATTTTTTTGACGACAGTGACGAAGAAATTAAATTATAG
- a CDS encoding ArsR/SmtB family transcription factor translates to MEKTLLTTSSNTLIISRGNNEKDQIKLDYIAVKKAAMVLRAINHKLRQQMIKLLEDHKKMTVTEIYVKLRLEQSVASQHLAILRRAGIVITERDGKFIHYTINKQRIAEVAKFVEELVG, encoded by the coding sequence ATGGAAAAAACATTATTAACGACCTCTTCTAATACTCTTATTATTTCTAGAGGTAACAATGAAAAAGACCAGATCAAATTGGATTACATTGCTGTAAAAAAGGCTGCTATGGTATTGCGTGCAATCAATCATAAGCTGCGCCAGCAAATGATCAAGCTGCTGGAAGATCATAAAAAGATGACTGTGACTGAGATATATGTGAAGCTTCGTTTGGAGCAGTCAGTTGCTTCTCAGCATTTGGCTATTTTGAGACGAGCAGGCATTGTAATTACAGAGAGAGATGGTAAGTTTATCCACTATACGATTAACAAGCAGCGTATTGCTGAAGTTGCCAAATTTGTGGAAGAACTGGTGGGATAA
- the mutY gene encoding A/G-specific adenine glycosylase, which produces MTKKAYFTTSLLEWNNTENTRSMPWKGEKDPYKIWLSEIILQQTRVEQGWPYYERFIQNYPTVKLLAQAPEEEVFRLWQGLGYYARCKNMLAAARQIVTDFNAQFPSSYHDIQSLKGIGPYTAAAIASFAFNLPHAVLDGNVFRVLARYFNIFTPIDSTAGKKEFSTLAAELLPPHASAQYNQAIMDFGAVICKPQQPACHQCPVTSRCEALKQQTISNLPVKSKKLVIKHRYFHQIVVRHKDHVYLHKRTASDIWQNLHEFFLIETPEPADLSQLLQTEAFQTHLGNTSHQIVKVSRSFKQQLTHQTIHSQFIEINTSRKPSLPDLFPVHHSELDKYAFPKTITDFLTDNSLRLL; this is translated from the coding sequence ATGACCAAAAAAGCATACTTTACAACCAGCCTGCTGGAATGGAACAACACCGAGAACACCCGCAGCATGCCCTGGAAAGGAGAAAAAGACCCTTACAAAATATGGCTGTCAGAGATCATACTCCAACAAACAAGAGTAGAACAAGGATGGCCATACTATGAACGGTTCATCCAAAACTACCCCACCGTAAAACTACTCGCCCAAGCCCCCGAAGAAGAAGTATTCCGCCTCTGGCAAGGCCTCGGCTATTACGCTCGCTGTAAAAACATGCTCGCAGCCGCCCGGCAGATCGTCACCGATTTCAACGCACAATTCCCGTCCTCCTACCACGATATCCAATCCCTCAAAGGAATTGGCCCATATACCGCCGCCGCCATCGCCTCCTTCGCATTCAACCTCCCCCATGCCGTACTCGATGGAAACGTATTCCGCGTACTGGCCCGCTACTTCAATATATTTACCCCCATAGACAGCACCGCCGGTAAAAAAGAATTCAGCACACTCGCCGCCGAGCTCCTACCCCCCCATGCCTCCGCTCAATACAACCAGGCCATTATGGACTTCGGAGCTGTCATCTGCAAACCACAACAACCTGCCTGCCACCAATGCCCCGTAACCTCCCGCTGCGAAGCACTCAAACAACAAACCATCTCCAACCTCCCCGTCAAATCAAAAAAACTCGTCATCAAACATCGATACTTCCACCAGATCGTCGTACGCCATAAAGACCACGTATACCTCCACAAACGCACCGCCAGCGATATCTGGCAAAACCTGCACGAATTCTTCCTGATCGAAACACCCGAACCTGCAGACCTCTCCCAACTGCTGCAAACCGAGGCTTTCCAGACACACCTGGGCAACACCTCCCACCAGATCGTGAAAGTATCCCGTAGCTTCAAACAGCAACTGACCCACCAAACCATCCACAGCCAGTTCATCGAGATCAATACCTCCCGCAAGCCATCCTTGCCGGACCTATTCCCGGTACACCACAGCGAGCTGGACAAATATGCCTTCCCTAAAACCATCACCGACTTCCTGACCGATAACAGCCTCCGCCTCCTCTGA
- a CDS encoding tetratricopeptide repeat protein → MQKSQVLLVGAAAALLVVLVAFGRTTPKTDKNAMPTAAHEHSGQEVPAFEFSDLLASAKKKIPAEKLLLVNEWENKVVRGDVKGQQILAFKQLYTVWDSLNQLPVAAYYLGEAAKLENSEKSLTFAANLFLEHLQHAPSPEIGKWEATQAAALLDKAIALNPGNDSLKIQQAMAYMTAGEPMSGVARLREVVAANPDNIEAQVTLANLAITSGQFDKAISRMEELLKRHPEEAKAVFVLAEAYKSQGNTKKAVELFKRCKELLKDPELKAAIDDYIKKIQ, encoded by the coding sequence GTGCAAAAATCTCAAGTTCTCCTCGTAGGCGCTGCAGCTGCGTTATTAGTTGTATTAGTTGCCTTTGGGCGTACGACGCCAAAGACTGATAAGAATGCCATGCCAACTGCCGCTCATGAACATAGCGGACAGGAGGTTCCCGCATTTGAATTTAGCGACCTTTTAGCATCTGCTAAGAAGAAGATTCCTGCCGAAAAGTTATTGCTGGTAAACGAATGGGAAAACAAAGTCGTTCGTGGTGATGTAAAGGGCCAGCAAATCCTCGCCTTCAAGCAGTTATATACTGTATGGGACAGTCTCAACCAGCTGCCCGTAGCTGCTTATTATCTGGGAGAAGCAGCTAAGTTGGAAAATTCCGAAAAAAGCCTCACCTTTGCAGCCAATTTATTTTTGGAGCATCTACAACATGCGCCCAGTCCTGAGATCGGGAAATGGGAAGCTACCCAAGCTGCTGCTTTACTGGATAAAGCGATTGCATTAAATCCTGGGAATGATTCGCTGAAAATACAACAGGCCATGGCGTATATGACTGCCGGGGAGCCTATGTCGGGGGTAGCGCGGCTACGGGAAGTAGTGGCGGCTAATCCGGACAATATCGAGGCTCAGGTAACGCTGGCTAATCTTGCTATTACTTCTGGTCAGTTTGACAAGGCGATCAGCAGGATGGAGGAGTTGTTAAAACGTCATCCGGAAGAGGCCAAAGCTGTTTTTGTATTGGCGGAAGCTTATAAGAGTCAGGGTAATACGAAGAAGGCGGTGGAGTTGTTTAAGCGTTGTAAGGAGTTGCTGAAGGATCCTGAGTTAAAAGCGGCGATAGACGATTATATTAAAAAGATTCAATAA
- a CDS encoding single-stranded DNA-binding protein — MRGVNKVILIGNLGRDPDVQFLEGNIAVAKFSLATTETFKDRAGKLISQTEWHTVVLWRGLAELAQKYLHKGSLVYIEGRLRTRSWEDKEGNKKFATEVVGDNLVMLDKRMDLNHSDHPISHSSTGTTPGESYPNMDIPPSMSEPADDLPF; from the coding sequence ATGAGAGGTGTCAATAAAGTAATCCTGATTGGTAATTTAGGCAGAGATCCTGACGTACAGTTCCTAGAAGGTAATATTGCAGTTGCCAAATTCTCACTGGCTACAACAGAAACATTTAAAGACAGAGCCGGCAAGCTCATATCACAAACAGAATGGCATACAGTAGTCCTCTGGCGCGGACTGGCAGAACTCGCCCAAAAATACCTGCACAAAGGAAGCCTCGTGTATATCGAAGGACGACTGCGCACCCGTAGTTGGGAAGACAAAGAAGGCAATAAGAAATTCGCCACAGAAGTAGTGGGCGATAACCTTGTTATGTTGGATAAACGTATGGACCTGAACCATTCGGATCATCCCATCTCCCATAGCAGCACAGGCACAACCCCTGGCGAAAGTTATCCAAATATGGATATCCCTCCATCCATGAGCGAACCCGCTGACGATCTGCCGTTTTAA